Proteins from one Xenopus tropicalis strain Nigerian chromosome 1, UCB_Xtro_10.0, whole genome shotgun sequence genomic window:
- the dnaja1 gene encoding dnaJ homolog subfamily A member 1: MVVETAYYDILGVKPNSTPDELKKAYRKLALKYHPDKNPNEGEKFKQISQAYEVLSDSKKRDLYDKGGEQAIKEGGMGGGGFASPMDIFDMFFGGGGRMQRERRGKNVVHQLSVSLEDLYNGATRKLAVQKNTICDKCEGRGGKKGAVECCPNCRGTGMQIRIHQLGPGMVQQIQSVCPECQGQGERINPKDRCKSCNGRKIVREKKILEVHIDKGMKDGQKITFSGEGDQEPGLEAGDIIIVLDQKDHSVFTRRNEDLIIHMEIELVEALCGFQKPIVTLDSRTIIITSHPGQIVKHGDVKCVLNEGMPIYRRPYDKGRLIVQFQVNFPASNSISPDKLPLLEKLLPARKEIEETEDMEQAELMDFDPSQQRRRHFNGEAYHDDDDDDHPRSGVQCQTS, encoded by the exons ATGGTGGTAGAAACTGCATACTATGATATATTGGGAGTTAAGCCAAATTCCACTCCGGATGAGCTGAAAAAGGCTTATAGGAAACTTGCCCTCAAGTATCACCCAGACAAGAATCCCAATGAAGGTGAAAAG TTCAAACAGATTTCCCAGGCTTATGAAGTGCTCTCTGATTCCAAGAAAAGAGACTTGTATGATAAAGGCGGTGAACAGGCAATTAAAGAGGGAGGCATGGGAGGTGGCGGTTTTGCATCACCAATGGATATCTTTGACATGTTTTTTGGTGGCGGTGGAAGAATGCAACGAGAGAGAAGAG GTAAAAACGTAGTTCATCAGTTATCTGTATCCCTTGAAGATTTGTATAATGGTGCCACAAGAAAACTTGCTGTGCAGAAGAATACTATCTGTGATAAGTGTGAAG gtcGTGGAGGTAAAAAAGGGGCTGTAGAATGCTGTCCAAATTGTAGGGGCACTGGCATGCAGATTAGAATCCACCAGTTAGGACCTGGAATGGTTCAGCAGATACAGTCAGTATGCCCAGAGTGTCAAGGACAAGGAGAGAGGATCAATCCAAAGGACCGGTGTAAGAGCTGCAATGGGCGAAAGATAGTCCGAGAGAAGAAGATTCTTGAAGTTCATATTGACAAGG GAATGAAAGATGGTCAGAAGATCACATTCTCTGGTGAAGGGGACCAGGAACCGGGACTGGAGGCTGGAGATATTATCATTGTATTGGACCAAAAAGATCATTCTGTTTTCACACG GAGAAATGAAGACCTAATTATACACATGGAAATAGAGCTTGTGGAGGCATTATGTGGCTTTCAAAAACCTATTGTTACATTGGATTCAAGGACCATAATTATTACTTCTCATCCTG GCCAGATTGTTAAACATGGAGATGTAAAATGTGTGTTGAATGAAGGCATGCCAATCTACCGCAGACCATATGACAAAGGACGTCTCATTGTTCAATTCCAG GTTAACTTTCCAGCCAGTAACTCCATTTCACCAGACAAGCTTcctttgctggaaaagctcttGCCTGCAAGGAAAGAGATAGAAGAGACAGAAGACATGGAGCAGGCTGAACTAATGGATTTTGATCCATCTCAACAAAGGCGTAGGCATTTTAATGGTGAAGCATaccatgatgatgatgacgatgaccACCCAAGAAGTGGTGTTCAGTGCCAGACTTCTTAA